From the Kitasatospora viridis genome, one window contains:
- a CDS encoding IS256 family transposase translates to MTAPDSVPFAALLEENLASASPDLLRAMVKTFAEAMMSADVDRACGGEYGRPSEERVNSRNGYRNRDWDTRVGTVDLAIPRVRSGSYFPSWLLERRRRAEQALISVVATCYLLGVSTRRVEKLAESMGVTQLSKSQVSEMAKHLDERVAEFRNRPLDQGPYTFVWVDALTQKVREGGRVVNVHCLVAVGVNNEGQREVLGLDVATSEDGAGWLAFLRSLVARGLGGVQLVVSDAHAGLVDAIGATLPGAAWQRCRTHYARNLLSQVPKSAQPWVATLLRTVFEQPDAKAVRQQMATVIAALDERFPKAAEHLEHAREDLLAFAAFPRTVWKSIWSNNPQERLNKEIRRRTDVVGIFPDRGSIVRLIGAVLAEQSDEWAEQRRYIGSEILGRCHLHPIEGESTEEASTTALTA, encoded by the coding sequence ATGACCGCACCTGACAGTGTGCCCTTTGCTGCCCTGCTGGAGGAGAACCTGGCCTCGGCGAGTCCGGACTTGTTGCGGGCGATGGTGAAGACCTTCGCGGAGGCGATGATGTCCGCGGACGTGGACCGGGCCTGCGGCGGCGAATACGGCCGCCCGAGCGAGGAGCGTGTCAACTCCCGCAACGGGTACCGCAACCGGGACTGGGACACCCGTGTCGGGACCGTCGACCTGGCGATCCCGCGGGTGCGGTCGGGCTCGTACTTCCCGAGCTGGCTGCTGGAGCGTCGGCGCCGGGCCGAGCAGGCCCTGATCTCCGTGGTCGCCACGTGCTACCTGCTCGGCGTGAGCACTCGCCGGGTTGAGAAGCTCGCCGAGTCCATGGGCGTCACCCAGCTGTCGAAGTCACAAGTGTCCGAGATGGCGAAGCACTTGGACGAGCGGGTCGCCGAGTTCCGCAACCGACCCCTCGACCAGGGGCCCTACACGTTCGTGTGGGTCGACGCGCTCACCCAGAAGGTTCGCGAGGGCGGCCGCGTGGTCAACGTCCACTGCCTGGTCGCGGTCGGTGTCAACAACGAGGGCCAGCGCGAGGTGCTGGGCCTGGACGTGGCCACGAGCGAGGACGGCGCCGGCTGGCTGGCCTTCCTGAGGTCGTTGGTCGCCCGCGGCCTGGGCGGGGTCCAGCTCGTCGTGAGCGACGCGCATGCAGGGCTGGTGGACGCGATCGGCGCGACCCTGCCCGGGGCGGCGTGGCAGAGATGCCGCACGCACTACGCGCGAAACCTGCTCTCGCAGGTCCCGAAGTCCGCCCAGCCGTGGGTGGCGACCCTGCTGCGGACTGTCTTCGAACAGCCCGACGCGAAGGCCGTGCGCCAGCAGATGGCCACCGTGATCGCGGCCTTGGACGAGCGATTCCCCAAGGCCGCAGAGCACTTGGAGCATGCTCGCGAGGACCTGCTGGCCTTCGCCGCGTTCCCGCGAACGGTCTGGAAGTCGATCTGGTCGAACAATCCGCAGGAGCGGCTGAACAAGGAAATCCGGCGCCGCACCGACGTCGTCGGGATCTTCCCCGACCGCGGCTCGATCGTCCGCCTGATCGGCGCGGTCCTGGCCGAGCAGAGCGACGAATGGGCCGAACAGCGACGCTACATCGGCTCCGAAATCCTCGGCCGCTGCCACCTCCACCCGATCGAGGGAGAAAGCACCGAAGAAGCCAGCACGACCGCACTCACCGCATAG
- a CDS encoding aminotransferase class IV family protein, with amino-acid sequence MILLDGRPVAADQLAVLALTPYGHFTTMHTEDGRTVRGLVHHLERLRRDCAELFDAELDLELVRRQLRTALAQAPAPTIVRITVFDPGFDLGHPAAATDPHLLISTRPAGGTEPPPLRVRSTPYRREDSRIKHVGLYGALRLRRAAQREGWDDALFATPDGLVCEGATWNIGFVRGEQLVKPCADVLDGVTMRLLCELHPDHETVPVPLDRLTERFDAAFATNTAIGVRPITAIDGHAFPAAHPVLDRLREAYWATAGEAI; translated from the coding sequence ATGATCCTCCTCGACGGCCGCCCGGTGGCTGCCGACCAGCTGGCCGTGCTCGCCCTCACCCCGTACGGCCACTTCACCACCATGCACACCGAGGACGGTCGCACCGTCCGCGGACTCGTCCACCACCTCGAACGGCTGCGCCGCGACTGCGCCGAACTCTTCGACGCCGAGCTGGACCTCGAACTGGTGCGCCGTCAGCTGCGCACGGCGCTCGCGCAGGCGCCCGCGCCGACCATCGTGCGGATCACCGTCTTCGACCCCGGCTTCGACCTGGGCCACCCGGCCGCCGCCACCGACCCGCACCTGCTGATCAGCACCCGGCCCGCCGGCGGCACCGAGCCGCCGCCCCTGCGGGTGCGCTCGACGCCGTACCGCCGCGAGGACTCCCGGATCAAGCACGTCGGCCTCTACGGCGCGCTGCGACTGCGCCGCGCCGCCCAGCGCGAGGGCTGGGACGACGCCCTCTTCGCCACCCCCGACGGCCTGGTCTGCGAGGGCGCCACCTGGAACATCGGCTTTGTCCGCGGCGAGCAACTCGTCAAGCCCTGCGCCGACGTACTGGACGGCGTGACCATGCGGCTGCTCTGCGAACTGCACCCCGACCACGAGACCGTGCCCGTCCCCCTGGACCGGCTGACCGAACGCTTCGACGCGGCGTTCGCCACCAACACAGCGATCGGCGTACGGCCGATCACGGCCATCGACGGACACGCCTTCCCGGCCGCCCACCCGGTGCTGGACCGGCTCCGGGAGGCGTACTGGGCCACTGCGGGGGAAGCGATCTGA
- a CDS encoding NRAMP family divalent metal transporter, whose product MTDTITTTNPTPHAAVLDDAHIGDIKGALGTIRLDDDAPRKGLSAKLKTLLAIVGPGLIVMVGDNDAGAFSTYGQAGQNYGTSLLWTLLLLVPVLYVNQEMVLRLGAVTGVGHARLILERFGRFWGAFSVIDLFLLNALTLVTEFIGVTLAAGYLGLPKVASVVLAAAIIIASAFTGSFRRFERIAVALCAGSLLLVPIYFMVHPRTSQMGHDFVVPNMPGGTGQLATVMLLIISIVGTTVAPWQLFFQQSYVIDKRITPRFMKYEKVDLWIGIVIVVVGAAAMMGFTAAAFAGTDGFGQFSDAAGVARGLEAHAGKLVGVLFAIALLDASIIGAFAVSLSTAYAIGDVFGIKHSLHRGIGGAKGFYAVYAGLVCAAAGIVLVASDHTLGLLTQGVQVLAGVLLPSASVFLLLLCNDRQVLGPWTNGPKTNAFTSAVVGVLVTLSIILTASVLFPDISSGAILDIMAGCGVVGVLAAGFAFTRKRTATKEDPIDRTGRDTWRMPPLETLTMPVMSTGRKIGMGALRGYLFIAMILVVIKLVQSALAH is encoded by the coding sequence ATGACCGACACCATCACCACCACGAACCCGACGCCGCACGCCGCCGTCCTGGACGACGCGCACATCGGTGACATCAAGGGTGCTCTGGGCACCATTCGTTTGGACGACGACGCTCCGCGCAAGGGGTTGTCGGCGAAGTTGAAGACGTTGCTGGCCATTGTGGGGCCGGGCCTGATCGTGATGGTCGGGGACAACGATGCGGGTGCGTTCTCGACGTACGGTCAGGCGGGGCAGAACTACGGCACGAGCCTGCTGTGGACGCTGCTGCTGCTGGTTCCGGTGCTGTACGTGAACCAGGAGATGGTGCTGCGCCTGGGTGCGGTGACCGGGGTGGGGCACGCCCGGCTGATCCTGGAGCGGTTCGGGAGGTTCTGGGGCGCGTTCAGTGTGATCGACCTGTTCCTGTTGAACGCGTTGACGCTGGTGACGGAGTTCATCGGGGTGACGCTGGCGGCGGGGTACCTGGGGCTGCCGAAGGTGGCGTCGGTGGTGCTGGCGGCGGCGATCATCATCGCGTCGGCGTTCACGGGTTCGTTCCGGCGGTTCGAGCGGATCGCGGTGGCGCTGTGCGCGGGGTCGCTGCTGCTGGTCCCGATCTACTTCATGGTGCACCCGAGGACCTCGCAGATGGGCCACGACTTCGTGGTGCCGAACATGCCGGGCGGTACGGGGCAGTTGGCGACGGTGATGCTGCTGATCATCTCGATCGTGGGTACGACGGTGGCGCCGTGGCAGCTGTTCTTCCAGCAGAGCTACGTGATCGACAAGCGGATCACGCCGCGGTTCATGAAGTACGAGAAGGTCGATCTGTGGATCGGCATCGTGATCGTGGTCGTGGGTGCGGCGGCGATGATGGGGTTCACGGCGGCGGCGTTCGCGGGCACGGACGGGTTCGGGCAGTTCTCGGACGCGGCCGGGGTGGCCAGGGGGTTGGAGGCGCACGCGGGCAAGCTGGTGGGTGTGCTGTTCGCGATCGCGCTGCTGGACGCCTCGATCATCGGTGCGTTCGCGGTGTCGCTGTCGACGGCTTATGCGATCGGTGACGTGTTCGGGATCAAGCACTCGCTGCACCGGGGGATCGGTGGGGCGAAGGGGTTCTACGCGGTGTACGCGGGTCTGGTGTGCGCGGCGGCGGGGATCGTGCTGGTGGCCTCGGACCACACGCTGGGTCTGTTGACGCAGGGGGTGCAGGTGTTGGCGGGGGTGTTGCTGCCGTCGGCGTCGGTGTTCCTGCTGTTGCTGTGCAACGACCGTCAGGTGCTGGGGCCGTGGACGAACGGGCCGAAGACGAACGCGTTCACGTCCGCGGTGGTGGGTGTGCTGGTGACGCTGTCGATCATCTTGACCGCGTCGGTGCTGTTCCCGGACATCTCCTCGGGCGCGATCCTGGACATCATGGCCGGCTGCGGTGTGGTGGGTGTGCTGGCGGCGGGCTTCGCCTTCACCCGCAAGCGCACCGCGACCAAGGAGGACCCGATCGACCGTACCGGCCGGGACACTTGGCGGATGCCGCCGCTGGAGACGCTGACGATGCCGGTGATGTCGACGGGTCGCAAGATCGGCATGGGGGCCCTGCGCGGGTACCTGTTCATCGCGATGATCCTGGTCGTCATCAAGCTGGTGCAGTCCGCCCTCGCCCACTGA